A section of the Thermotoga caldifontis AZM44c09 genome encodes:
- the fliP gene encoding flagellar type III secretion system pore protein FliP (The bacterial flagellar biogenesis protein FliP forms a type III secretion system (T3SS)-type pore required for flagellar assembly.) codes for MKKWLILLLFLLASLSYAQEEVPFPSISIRVSPPQNQRDLVVTLEILLILTVLTLAPSILVLFTSFTRIIVVFSFLRNALGTRQTPPNQVLIGLALFLTFFIMQPVWNDIYNNALTPYLNGKIGYQEMFDRTMNRVRQFMINELKNHHNEDNVFLLASNVGLKLDRIEEAPNTVIIPAFVLGELEIGFKMGILLYIPFIVIDMVVASVLLSMGMIMIPPVLISLPFKVLLFVAVNGWDLLVAGLIRSFAR; via the coding sequence ATGAAGAAATGGTTGATCTTGCTCTTATTCCTACTCGCGAGCCTCTCTTACGCACAGGAGGAAGTGCCCTTTCCATCGATAAGTATAAGAGTTTCCCCCCCGCAGAACCAGCGCGATCTGGTCGTCACACTTGAGATACTCCTCATACTGACTGTTCTCACACTCGCTCCGAGCATACTCGTTCTGTTCACCTCCTTCACACGCATCATCGTCGTCTTTTCGTTTCTGAGAAACGCGCTCGGTACCAGACAAACTCCACCCAACCAGGTACTCATCGGTCTTGCCCTGTTCCTGACCTTCTTCATAATGCAACCGGTGTGGAACGACATCTACAACAACGCCCTCACGCCGTACCTGAACGGCAAAATAGGTTATCAAGAAATGTTCGACCGAACGATGAACCGTGTGAGACAGTTCATGATCAACGAACTGAAGAATCATCACAACGAAGACAACGTTTTCTTGCTCGCTTCCAACGTTGGTCTGAAACTGGACCGAATAGAGGAAGCTCCAAACACTGTGATCATACCCGCCTTCGTGCTGGGTGAACTGGAGATCGGTTTCAAGATGGGTATTCTGCTCTACATACCCTTCATCGTGATAGATATGGTCGTTGCGAGCGTACTTCTTTCGATGGGTATGATCATGATCCCACCCGTGCTGATCTCTCTACCGTTCAAAGTTCTGTTGTTCGTTGCCGTGAACGGTTGGGACCTGCTGGTTGCCGGTCTGATCAGAAGCTTTGCGAGGTGA
- the fliR gene encoding flagellar biosynthetic protein FliR, with product MFTVAPFFGDWFLPVQVKALLAVFLSWLVVPALQQVVPLDVPVLSLVLAMLNNYLYGLVVGFLALLPLSGLSLAGEVFGTQMGYAMSSVFDPQREEVPLHGELLYTIGLFVFVTIKGHLLVYQAIVDSFKHFSLTDSLEGLNFLDAIINKISESFVVAFKFGMPLIGFMLIVSVALGILSRLIPQMNVFMVGLPLKVLVGMLLMVGMIGIWAEMSAQLAEKTINFIEFFMSR from the coding sequence ATGTTCACGGTTGCGCCTTTCTTTGGAGACTGGTTTCTACCTGTGCAGGTGAAGGCGCTTCTTGCCGTATTCTTGAGCTGGCTGGTGGTACCAGCGCTGCAACAGGTAGTTCCTTTAGACGTTCCGGTTCTATCGCTCGTGCTCGCGATGCTCAACAATTACCTCTACGGTCTGGTGGTGGGATTTCTGGCGCTGCTACCACTTTCCGGCCTGAGCCTGGCTGGAGAGGTTTTCGGTACACAGATGGGGTACGCCATGTCTTCCGTGTTCGACCCGCAGCGTGAAGAAGTACCACTGCATGGGGAACTGCTGTACACGATCGGTCTGTTTGTCTTCGTCACGATAAAGGGACATTTGCTCGTTTATCAAGCGATCGTCGATTCGTTCAAGCACTTTTCACTCACGGATTCTCTGGAAGGATTGAACTTTCTGGACGCCATCATCAACAAAATTTCTGAGAGCTTCGTAGTCGCGTTCAAGTTCGGTATGCCCCTGATCGGATTCATGCTGATCGTTTCAGTAGCGCTGGGCATTCTGTCCCGATTGATTCCTCAGATGAACGTGTTCATGGTGGGCTTGCCTTTGAAGGTACTCGTTGGTATGCTCTTGATGGTGGGAATGATAGGTATATGGGCAGAGATGAGCGCCCAGTTGGCAGAGAAAACGATCAATTTCATAGAGTTTTTCATGAGCCGATGA
- a CDS encoding tripartite tricarboxylate transporter substrate binding protein: protein MKKLLTLVLLVSVLFVVFAVNYPRKPVTIICPWGAGGGTDRLARFLADELSKKFGQPFTVVNKTGGGGAVGHAAGAYAAPDGYTLTLVTLEIATMHWMGLTDLTFEAFDYIAQVNEDPAGVIVKADAPWKTLQDLLNDIKANPGKYLFSGTAAGGIWDLARIGMLDAAGISPDAVTWVPTTGAAQGLVELLGGHVHVVTCSIAEAVSQIQSGQARALAVMADERHPLFPDVPTLKELGINWSAGTWRGIAVPKGTPSEIKKILEDAIIEIANSESFKNFMQTNGFGIKIRRGQEFYEFVKQQDQAWKRVLELGGYLQK from the coding sequence GTGAAAAAGTTGCTGACGTTGGTGCTGTTGGTGTCGGTTCTGTTTGTCGTCTTTGCAGTGAACTATCCCAGAAAACCGGTAACGATCATCTGTCCGTGGGGTGCTGGTGGAGGTACCGACAGGCTCGCCAGGTTTCTCGCAGATGAGTTATCAAAGAAATTCGGACAACCTTTCACGGTGGTCAACAAAACTGGAGGTGGAGGAGCTGTCGGGCACGCCGCCGGTGCTTACGCTGCTCCCGATGGTTATACCCTCACACTCGTTACCCTGGAGATTGCTACGATGCACTGGATGGGATTGACTGACCTGACATTCGAAGCGTTCGACTACATTGCGCAGGTCAACGAGGATCCCGCAGGTGTGATCGTGAAAGCGGATGCACCCTGGAAAACGCTGCAAGATCTGCTGAACGACATCAAGGCGAATCCCGGTAAATATCTGTTCTCCGGAACCGCAGCCGGTGGTATATGGGATCTTGCCAGGATTGGTATGTTAGATGCAGCCGGGATCTCACCAGATGCCGTCACGTGGGTCCCAACAACGGGTGCCGCGCAGGGTCTGGTTGAGCTTCTTGGAGGACACGTTCATGTAGTGACGTGCTCCATAGCTGAGGCCGTTTCGCAGATTCAGAGTGGTCAGGCTCGGGCGCTCGCAGTGATGGCTGATGAACGTCATCCTCTGTTTCCAGATGTGCCAACGCTCAAAGAACTTGGTATAAACTGGAGTGCTGGTACATGGCGTGGAATCGCTGTGCCGAAAGGAACGCCGAGTGAGATCAAGAAGATCCTGGAAGATGCCATCATCGAGATAGCGAACAGTGAGTCTTTCAAGAACTTCATGCAAACGAACGGTTTTGGTATTAAGATCAGGAGAGGTCAAGAATTCTACGAATTTGTCAAGCAACAGGATCAGGCCTGGAAGAGAGTTCTGGAACTCGGAGGATACCTGCAAAAATGA
- a CDS encoding chemotaxis protein CheA has translation MNEQYLSIFIDESREYVQSLNDSLLKLEKNPEDEETINETFRALHTLKGMAGTMGFENMSKLCHKMEQLLDKVRSRKVRLTSELLDRLFAGVDTVDKMVNSIASSGSDQVNEEDLKNLMNSFEVVPEEKVVKSEEKTLPAEEKKESQVLNDSVKKVIEEASKEGYNAFRLKVTLAEGTLMKAVRMYMVFKAIEDSGGQILSSVPPVEDIEQEKFDREVELVVISKQDAEALHKTIISISEIDRVTVVPLMKAQETKTEEEKREIPTRLETVGEKEPEQKVSQRRRLVQTVRVDIDKLDTLMNLMGELVIARSRISDTLRKYNIKEVDESLSQLNRITLDLQNVVMKIRMVPIAFVFNRFPRMVRDLAKQLSKEINFIIEGEDTELDRTFVEDIGEPLVHLLRNAIDHGIETKEERIAKGKPPVGTVILSARHEGNNVVIEVKDDGRGIDRAAVLRKAIEKGLISEAQAESLPDEKVYEFLFLPGFSTKSQATELSGRGVGMDVVRSVVESLNGTVKIESVKDRGTTVTIRLPLTLAIIQALLVTVNNYVYAIPIANIDSTLNVPLDKVQKLQNKLVTVIRGEIIPLVKLWEIFGLDGHREEPYYNTVIVRVGNRKYGLVVDSLIGQEDIVIKSLGKIFNDVRIFSGGAILGDGSIALILDVSNIV, from the coding sequence ATGAACGAACAATATCTCAGCATTTTCATCGATGAAAGTAGAGAATACGTTCAAAGTCTCAACGATTCCTTGCTGAAACTCGAGAAGAATCCCGAAGATGAGGAAACCATAAATGAAACGTTCAGGGCCTTGCACACGTTGAAGGGCATGGCCGGTACCATGGGTTTTGAGAACATGTCGAAGCTGTGCCACAAGATGGAGCAGCTTTTGGACAAAGTGAGGTCCAGGAAAGTCAGACTGACTTCAGAACTGCTCGACAGATTGTTTGCGGGTGTCGACACGGTGGATAAAATGGTGAACAGCATCGCATCGAGTGGTAGCGATCAGGTGAACGAAGAAGATTTGAAAAACTTGATGAATTCGTTCGAGGTTGTACCGGAGGAAAAAGTTGTAAAGTCTGAAGAGAAAACACTGCCTGCTGAAGAAAAGAAAGAATCTCAAGTTCTGAACGACTCGGTGAAGAAAGTCATAGAAGAAGCATCGAAGGAAGGTTACAACGCGTTCAGATTGAAAGTTACGCTTGCGGAAGGAACGCTCATGAAAGCTGTCAGGATGTACATGGTATTCAAAGCCATAGAAGACTCGGGTGGACAGATCCTGAGCAGCGTTCCACCGGTGGAAGACATAGAGCAGGAAAAATTCGACAGAGAAGTCGAGCTCGTGGTGATCAGCAAGCAGGACGCTGAAGCCTTGCACAAGACGATAATTTCTATATCAGAAATTGACAGAGTGACAGTGGTGCCGCTGATGAAAGCGCAAGAAACAAAAACTGAAGAAGAAAAACGGGAAATACCCACACGGCTTGAGACTGTCGGGGAAAAAGAACCGGAACAAAAGGTGTCCCAAAGAAGAAGGCTCGTTCAAACGGTTCGTGTGGACATCGATAAGCTGGATACACTGATGAACCTGATGGGTGAACTGGTTATAGCGAGAAGCCGGATCTCGGACACGCTCAGGAAGTACAACATAAAAGAAGTGGACGAGAGCCTCTCACAGTTGAACCGAATCACCTTGGATCTGCAGAACGTGGTCATGAAGATCAGGATGGTTCCAATAGCCTTCGTTTTCAACAGATTCCCTCGAATGGTTCGCGATCTGGCGAAGCAACTTTCCAAGGAGATAAACTTCATCATCGAAGGAGAAGATACTGAACTTGACAGAACCTTCGTTGAAGACATCGGTGAACCGCTCGTACATTTGCTGCGGAACGCGATAGATCACGGGATAGAAACCAAAGAAGAACGTATCGCGAAAGGTAAACCTCCTGTGGGCACGGTGATTTTGTCGGCGCGCCATGAGGGCAACAACGTGGTCATCGAAGTGAAGGATGACGGAAGAGGGATCGACAGAGCAGCCGTGCTCAGAAAAGCGATAGAAAAGGGTTTGATAAGTGAAGCCCAAGCGGAGAGTCTGCCAGATGAAAAAGTCTACGAATTCCTTTTCCTGCCAGGGTTCTCGACGAAGTCTCAAGCTACCGAGCTCTCTGGCAGGGGCGTGGGAATGGATGTAGTGAGGAGTGTCGTCGAGTCTTTGAACGGGACAGTGAAGATAGAGAGTGTCAAAGATAGAGGAACGACAGTGACCATAAGATTACCGCTGACACTGGCGATAATTCAGGCGCTGCTCGTCACGGTCAACAACTACGTTTATGCCATTCCAATCGCGAACATAGACAGCACCCTCAACGTTCCGTTGGACAAGGTGCAGAAACTGCAGAACAAACTCGTCACGGTCATACGTGGCGAGATAATCCCCCTGGTCAAGTTGTGGGAAATCTTCGGCCTCGATGGTCACAGGGAAGAACCTTATTACAACACGGTGATCGTGCGCGTTGGAAACAGAAAATATGGCCTCGTTGTCGATTCGCTGATAGGCCAGGAAGACATCGTGATAAAGTCTCTCGGAAAGATCTTCAACGACGTGAGAATATTCAGTGGAGGTGCCATACTCGGTGACGGAAGCATAGCCTTGATACTCGATGTATCAAACATCGTCTGA
- a CDS encoding CinA family nicotinamide mononucleotide deamidase-related protein: MKTAAVLTIGSEIVEGIILNTNAQYICQKLVENGYTVKKVISVDDEEDSIKEEIQRLLKSCDVIVVSGGLGPTEDDRTREAIASSLSRQLIVDEQVKRKIYEKVSRYYSALPKNLERQALVIQGAQIIPNPVGTAPGQLIEFEGKKIVLLPGPPQEMRPMLDSVLEQLKTEQDFKTIKMLFFGVPESVLDQFMTDAAVKSCVKIATQASFGEGVWIRLTAPLDCFDEAQKLSQKLVEKFRLNFIGYGETSVEKALFEELKSRKLTFSVAESCTGGLVCSKMVSVPGASQVFVGGIVAYDNSVKIKTLNVPEETIERFGAVSERCVVEMAHGVKKLTNSDLAVAVSGIAGPTGGSEEKPVGTAYFCVTDGQKDTVEKIFYPQERNIFRARVATHALFLLLIRVRGMI; this comes from the coding sequence TTGAAAACGGCGGCGGTGCTGACCATAGGTAGCGAGATCGTCGAAGGCATCATCCTCAACACCAACGCTCAGTACATCTGCCAAAAACTCGTAGAGAACGGCTACACGGTCAAAAAAGTGATCAGTGTCGATGACGAGGAAGACTCAATCAAAGAAGAAATACAACGTCTGCTGAAAAGTTGCGACGTCATAGTAGTGAGCGGGGGCCTGGGGCCAACGGAGGATGACAGAACACGGGAAGCGATTGCCAGTTCGTTGTCACGCCAGCTGATTGTGGACGAACAGGTCAAAAGGAAGATCTATGAAAAAGTTTCCCGCTATTACAGTGCCTTGCCAAAAAACCTGGAACGACAGGCCCTCGTGATCCAGGGCGCCCAGATCATTCCCAACCCCGTGGGTACCGCTCCCGGCCAGTTGATCGAATTCGAAGGGAAAAAGATCGTGCTCCTGCCTGGCCCACCTCAGGAAATGAGGCCAATGCTGGACAGTGTCCTCGAGCAGTTGAAGACAGAACAGGATTTCAAAACCATAAAGATGCTGTTTTTTGGTGTTCCGGAATCGGTTCTGGATCAGTTCATGACGGATGCCGCGGTGAAAAGTTGCGTGAAGATCGCTACGCAGGCGTCCTTCGGTGAGGGCGTGTGGATAAGGCTCACCGCACCTTTGGATTGTTTCGACGAGGCACAGAAGCTTTCACAGAAACTCGTGGAGAAGTTCCGGCTGAATTTCATAGGTTATGGTGAGACCAGCGTAGAGAAAGCGCTGTTCGAAGAACTGAAGAGTAGGAAGCTGACTTTCTCGGTTGCAGAATCGTGCACCGGTGGTCTGGTTTGCTCGAAGATGGTTTCCGTGCCCGGAGCTTCGCAAGTTTTCGTCGGTGGAATCGTGGCGTACGACAACTCAGTAAAGATCAAAACGCTTAACGTTCCTGAAGAAACGATCGAACGATTCGGGGCAGTCAGTGAACGGTGCGTTGTGGAAATGGCACACGGTGTTAAGAAACTCACAAACAGCGATCTGGCGGTCGCAGTCTCTGGCATTGCGGGGCCAACCGGCGGAAGCGAGGAGAAGCCCGTCGGAACAGCATATTTTTGCGTCACGGACGGTCAAAAAGACACCGTCGAAAAAATCTTTTACCCTCAAGAAAGAAACATCTTCAGAGCCAGGGTCGCGACGCACGCACTGTTTTTATTGTTGATCCGCGTGCGTGGTATGATATAG
- a CDS encoding tripartite tricarboxylate transporter permease, which translates to MQLVSVLKPDVLFPLLLSMFFGVFVGAVPGLTATMAVALIIPLTYYMKPIAGLAMVLGVSFTAIFAGDIPATFLRIPGTPASGAAVLDGFELNKKGKASLALTLDLFCSALGGLIGVLILITVSPPLAKFALKFTHFEYFWLGIFGLSMAAVLSKGNMIKGLMSATLGLLISTIGIDVTTGYPRFTFGVTDLMDGVSFIPAMIGLFGLSEVFKKVTERSQLQLSAVRETTKTDLREAFRYIWKYKFTLIRGALIGTFIGALPGAGADVAAWVSYGVEKNISKDEELGTGSVRGVIAPTSANNAAIGGTWIPALVFGLPGDSITAIVLGAMLMYGLRPGPMIFTQSRDLVTQLFTVAILVQILLIPVGWLGIKAFSLFVRLKAGLVMTAVTIFCIVGSYALRNSVFDVYVMFVFGLIGYVFEKLRVPLAPMILGLILGRTIEDNLRVGLIKTKGNFLPFLTRPISLVLFVLILSVLLVPPLLNTVRKRKV; encoded by the coding sequence ATGCAACTTGTTTCTGTTCTGAAACCCGATGTTCTTTTTCCTCTCTTGCTGTCAATGTTTTTTGGAGTCTTTGTGGGCGCCGTTCCCGGCCTGACAGCAACGATGGCTGTCGCTCTGATAATTCCTCTCACTTACTACATGAAACCCATAGCGGGGCTCGCAATGGTTCTGGGGGTTTCGTTCACAGCGATCTTCGCTGGTGATATCCCTGCCACATTTCTGAGGATCCCAGGCACTCCCGCATCCGGTGCAGCAGTACTCGATGGATTCGAGCTGAACAAGAAGGGAAAGGCTTCGCTCGCCCTCACATTAGACCTTTTCTGCTCTGCACTCGGAGGTTTGATAGGTGTTCTGATACTCATAACAGTTTCTCCACCGCTCGCAAAATTCGCCCTGAAGTTCACTCATTTTGAATACTTTTGGCTTGGAATCTTCGGCCTAAGCATGGCAGCGGTTCTGAGTAAAGGCAACATGATCAAAGGATTGATGTCCGCCACGCTCGGTTTGCTCATTTCAACGATCGGCATAGACGTGACGACGGGTTACCCGAGGTTCACTTTCGGTGTCACGGATCTGATGGACGGTGTGAGCTTCATACCCGCGATGATAGGTCTGTTTGGATTATCTGAAGTCTTCAAGAAAGTAACTGAAAGGAGTCAGCTTCAACTTTCAGCTGTTCGAGAAACAACAAAGACGGACCTGAGAGAAGCGTTCAGATACATCTGGAAGTACAAGTTTACCCTCATACGTGGCGCGCTGATAGGAACTTTCATAGGCGCCCTCCCTGGGGCTGGCGCGGACGTGGCGGCGTGGGTGTCGTACGGTGTGGAGAAAAACATCTCGAAAGACGAAGAGCTGGGCACAGGAAGTGTACGAGGAGTTATCGCACCCACGAGTGCGAACAACGCTGCAATCGGTGGAACGTGGATTCCTGCTCTGGTGTTCGGCTTACCTGGAGACTCGATCACCGCGATCGTACTTGGTGCGATGCTCATGTATGGTCTAAGACCCGGTCCCATGATCTTCACGCAATCCAGAGATCTCGTGACACAGTTGTTCACAGTTGCTATCCTGGTACAGATACTGCTGATCCCAGTAGGCTGGCTCGGAATAAAGGCGTTTTCACTGTTTGTGAGGCTCAAAGCAGGTCTCGTGATGACCGCGGTGACGATTTTCTGCATCGTAGGCTCTTACGCATTGAGAAACAGTGTGTTCGATGTTTACGTGATGTTCGTTTTCGGACTGATAGGTTATGTATTCGAGAAACTGAGAGTACCACTTGCACCGATGATTCTGGGGTTGATCCTTGGCAGGACGATCGAGGACAACCTGAGGGTTGGTTTGATCAAGACCAAAGGAAACTTTCTTCCATTCTTGACCCGTCCCATCTCGCTGGTCCTGTTCGTGTTGATACTTTCCGTGCTGTTGGTGCCACCACTGCTGAACACGGTGAGGAAAAGAAAGGTATAA
- the cheY gene encoding chemotaxis protein CheY — protein sequence MAKRVLIVDDAAFMRMLLKDIITKAGYEVVGEAANGVEAVEKYKELKPDVVTMDITMPEMDGITAIKKIREFDPNAKIIVCSAMGQQAMVIEAIQAGAKDFIVKPFQHSRVIEALQKLS from the coding sequence ATGGCAAAGAGAGTGCTCATAGTAGATGATGCTGCTTTCATGAGGATGCTTTTGAAAGACATAATCACGAAAGCTGGCTACGAGGTCGTTGGAGAAGCGGCCAACGGTGTTGAAGCGGTTGAAAAGTACAAAGAGTTGAAACCCGACGTTGTCACCATGGACATAACGATGCCTGAAATGGACGGTATCACTGCGATCAAGAAGATTAGAGAATTCGACCCGAACGCAAAGATCATCGTGTGCAGCGCCATGGGTCAACAGGCGATGGTCATCGAGGCGATCCAGGCCGGGGCAAAAGACTTCATCGTGAAGCCCTTCCAGCACAGTAGGGTGATCGAAGCCTTACAAAAACTGAGTTGA
- a CDS encoding tripartite tricarboxylate transporter TctB family protein — protein sequence MTFYDFILGCVLAFISIFVLLYSRKFPHFVVRQTRLPGPSFFPRVLAIILLCFAVYFFVEYFLRRKEPKKEKHAIDTKSLLNILWFCTVVLFFFPFANFVGTFLALSVLSFLSLVILKSRWYEALIFSLAAALTVHLIFRVLFKIPLPEGILFTGLR from the coding sequence ATGACATTTTACGATTTCATACTGGGTTGCGTGCTGGCTTTCATTTCAATCTTTGTTCTACTTTACAGTCGGAAGTTCCCACATTTCGTGGTCAGGCAAACTCGGTTACCTGGCCCAAGCTTCTTTCCCCGAGTTCTTGCAATCATCCTTCTGTGCTTCGCCGTATATTTTTTTGTCGAATACTTCTTGCGCAGGAAGGAGCCCAAGAAAGAGAAACATGCAATCGATACAAAGAGTCTGCTGAACATCTTGTGGTTCTGCACGGTGGTTCTGTTTTTCTTTCCCTTTGCCAATTTCGTGGGAACCTTCCTCGCTCTGAGCGTGCTATCCTTCCTCTCATTGGTTATTCTGAAGTCGAGGTGGTACGAAGCTTTGATCTTTTCACTGGCGGCTGCCTTGACTGTTCACTTAATCTTCCGCGTTCTGTTCAAGATCCCTCTGCCTGAAGGAATATTGTTCACAGGATTGAGGTGA
- a CDS encoding chemotaxis protein CheW — translation MADLSEFEVFVFSVGGQEMAFDVEHVSIVIEKTDITPVPRAKKNVLGVMNLRGRIVPVIDLASTLGLTLENGSQGKIVVVNYEDIETGFLVERVRGVMRVKSEDVEKIHRFESFGEKSKGIIKRGEQLIVHLNLGKILEELTMSS, via the coding sequence ATGGCTGACCTTTCGGAATTCGAGGTCTTCGTTTTCAGTGTTGGCGGTCAAGAGATGGCGTTCGACGTGGAACACGTAAGCATTGTGATAGAGAAAACGGATATAACACCCGTTCCGCGTGCTAAGAAGAACGTTCTCGGAGTCATGAACCTGAGGGGACGGATCGTACCGGTCATAGACCTCGCTTCCACACTCGGTTTGACCCTTGAAAACGGCTCACAGGGAAAAATCGTTGTGGTGAACTACGAAGACATCGAGACGGGATTCCTGGTCGAAAGAGTCAGAGGTGTGATGAGAGTGAAAAGTGAAGATGTAGAAAAGATCCACAGGTTCGAGAGCTTTGGTGAAAAGTCCAAGGGGATCATCAAGAGAGGGGAGCAGTTGATAGTTCACCTCAACCTGGGAAAGATTCTCGAAGAATTGACAATGTCTTCTTAA
- the fliQ gene encoding flagellar biosynthesis protein FliQ, with the protein MTIDVFVDVVKEGIELILILITPPLLVSLIAGLIIGVLQAATQIHEQTLTFAPKIILTFLTIMLLGSWMLQKLVEYTQEVMERFMGMI; encoded by the coding sequence TTGACGATAGACGTTTTTGTCGATGTGGTCAAAGAAGGTATCGAGCTCATACTGATCTTGATAACTCCACCCTTGCTGGTGAGCCTGATCGCAGGTTTGATCATCGGTGTGCTACAAGCAGCCACACAGATACACGAACAAACGCTGACCTTTGCCCCAAAGATCATTCTGACCTTCCTCACCATCATGTTGCTCGGTTCGTGGATGCTTCAAAAGCTCGTCGAATACACACAGGAAGTCATGGAAAGATTCATGGGGATGATATGA
- a CDS encoding flagellar biosynthetic protein FliO, giving the protein MRRRVPFAFSKDVQVLQRHYIDRNTSIVLVRVLDEYYYLLVSHSSCSVLKKLSEQEISRIEAKESFSKVFFKKLSRMQQRDREDRE; this is encoded by the coding sequence GTGAGAAGACGCGTTCCTTTCGCTTTTTCAAAGGACGTTCAAGTGCTCCAGAGACACTACATCGACAGGAATACATCTATAGTTTTGGTCAGAGTACTGGACGAGTATTACTATCTTCTGGTTTCGCATTCCAGTTGCAGCGTGCTGAAGAAACTATCAGAGCAAGAAATCAGCCGCATAGAGGCGAAAGAGTCTTTTTCGAAGGTCTTTTTCAAAAAGCTTTCAAGAATGCAACAGCGTGACAGGGAAGATAGAGAATGA